A genomic window from Levilactobacillus yonginensis includes:
- a CDS encoding 3'-5' exoribonuclease YhaM family protein yields MAATKKLMDYGVDEAVDVFVLLKTADVRTAKNGKQYIALVFEDQSGEISGKYWDASPEDITNYVAGRVVHLQGKRENYQTHPQIKIFHLRLTNPGEPSDPNAFIEQAPMSRSEMEDYITQTIFEITQPTWNRIVRKLVSEYADQFYTYPAAKSNHHAFQGGLAYHTISILKLAHSVTTQYPDLNAPLLFAGAILHDLGKTIELSGPKSTTYTLAGNLIGHIVLIDGELVRACDTLKLDPQAEDVLLLRHMILSHHGLLEYGSPVRPELREADVLHQLDELDASIMMLDTVVAHTQPGEFSERVFAMDGRRFYRPTTDGPKSTDEPQQP; encoded by the coding sequence ATGGCGGCAACAAAAAAGTTAATGGATTACGGCGTTGATGAAGCAGTCGACGTCTTCGTACTTTTGAAGACGGCGGACGTGCGGACGGCCAAGAATGGTAAACAATACATTGCACTGGTGTTTGAAGATCAATCCGGTGAAATTTCTGGTAAATATTGGGATGCGTCACCCGAAGACATCACGAATTATGTGGCAGGACGGGTTGTTCACCTACAAGGGAAACGGGAAAACTACCAAACGCATCCCCAGATTAAGATCTTTCACTTACGTTTAACGAATCCGGGTGAACCGAGTGATCCCAATGCTTTCATTGAGCAGGCACCAATGAGTCGGTCCGAAATGGAAGATTATATCACGCAAACAATTTTTGAAATTACGCAACCAACGTGGAATCGGATTGTGCGGAAGCTGGTCAGTGAGTATGCTGATCAGTTTTACACGTATCCAGCGGCTAAGAGTAACCACCACGCCTTTCAAGGTGGATTAGCATACCATACGATTTCTATTTTGAAGTTGGCTCATTCGGTGACGACACAATACCCCGACTTAAATGCACCGCTCCTGTTCGCGGGGGCAATTCTCCACGACTTGGGTAAGACGATTGAACTGTCGGGTCCCAAGTCCACGACCTACACACTGGCCGGAAATTTGATTGGGCACATTGTGTTGATCGATGGGGAACTGGTTCGGGCGTGTGACACGCTTAAGTTAGACCCCCAGGCTGAGGACGTTCTGTTGCTGCGGCACATGATTCTCAGCCACCATGGTCTGTTAGAATACGGTTCACCGGTTCGCCCTGAGTTACGTGAGGCGGACGTCTTGCACCAGTTGGATGAACTCGATGCTTCCATCATGATGTTGGATACCGTTGTGGCACACACCCAGCCGGGTGAATTCTCGGAACGGGTCTTCGCCATGGACGGGCGCCGGTTCTACCGGCCGACCACTGACGGCCCTAAGTCAACTGATGAGCCGCAACAACCTTAG
- a CDS encoding YlbF family regulator, protein MADKMEDLGAQLAQALQESEEFTGLETAYNDMKADADTYQLFKDFQKIQMDLQQKQMAGQELTNDEMSHAREVADKVSKIDSIKSLMEKERDVNTLLSNLNQTITKPIESIYQG, encoded by the coding sequence ATGGCTGACAAGATGGAAGACTTGGGTGCACAATTAGCCCAAGCACTTCAAGAATCAGAAGAATTCACAGGTTTAGAAACGGCATACAATGACATGAAGGCTGACGCCGACACGTACCAGCTGTTTAAAGACTTCCAAAAAATCCAAATGGACTTGCAACAAAAGCAAATGGCTGGTCAAGAGTTGACTAACGACGAAATGAGCCATGCCCGCGAAGTTGCTGACAAGGTTTCTAAGATTGACTCTATCAAGTCTTTGATGGAAAAGGAACGGGATGTTAACACCCTGTTATCCAACTTGAATCAGACGATTACGAAACCCATCGAAAGCATCTACCAGGGCTAA
- a CDS encoding AAA family ATPase, protein MNLERLTIYGFGHFHDRTFDLSPGLNFLVGPNEAGKSTLTQFITAIFFGFPTKKHPELRYEPLDGSRFGGAITFQQDNTTYTVTRMDGPKGGTVTLHNDTTDLDLPAELLTKLLAPVDGQLFTRVYAINEPRLGTVFTASKQELVDRLRHVGAVGSEYWLQQAQRLDQAADEQYKPQGRNPLLNQQLREHQELSAKLEKANGAYQTYWQLRQQRVDGVSQQRDLQARLSQQRQATTRLTQLLAQWPTYQQWLALAPAADSVSRGFTATDATRLEQLRSAATASEQALADDQQRFAELQRDQPLPPLFDQYLPVADKVDAFAQRLSQVQGSQQEAERLGTSQRDLEQRAGILEQQYAVNGQMPRPFSLATTQQVHQLTGELSTANQKRRHLQQQLNQRNEQFRQVQPTRQQHNNPLADKQVGWLAAGLVILVGAMFLPNTFFKLAGALLGVAVGYYGVFLVDSSTPASRQLDELTEDIRNLQAQLREGGQAVDTLTNQLDTIGDAHGMSQVPLEQWSAAQSAIAEWERLTRLLEATAEQVATQQATVQQFLQDVTRVLPTLADQNLAAVASQLTKLQATRQALSHQETDVAALATRLQADQAAVERGKRDLQAFLQTRNLTDVAAFYQQYQADRTQTERQQQRRALAKQIGVANLATLQQQPNQATLQQQVTVAQQNQATTQATLDQTTSHLATLQGQLAHLTASGTQATLRQKLADLETQMTQTAAAWLTERLVSQWISAALTAASGDRLSQIVAQASEFYGKLTENRYTKIELTPTTLRVQRVTGEWRNVAQLSRGTAEQLDLAVTLAFAVVMNRQVQMPLVIDDGFVNFDEARRQATYRLLATIAADVQVILLTADESVTTLTTGKVLRLTE, encoded by the coding sequence ATGAATCTTGAACGGTTAACGATTTATGGTTTTGGTCATTTTCACGATCGAACTTTTGATTTATCACCTGGACTGAACTTTCTGGTGGGTCCTAACGAAGCGGGCAAGTCGACGTTGACGCAGTTCATCACAGCCATCTTCTTTGGCTTTCCCACCAAAAAGCATCCCGAATTACGCTATGAACCACTAGATGGCAGTCGGTTTGGTGGGGCCATTACTTTCCAGCAGGACAACACGACCTATACGGTGACGCGGATGGATGGGCCCAAGGGGGGAACGGTGACGCTTCATAATGACACCACGGACCTGGACTTACCGGCGGAACTGCTCACTAAGTTACTGGCGCCGGTCGATGGTCAGCTTTTTACCCGGGTCTATGCGATTAATGAGCCTCGGTTGGGGACAGTCTTTACGGCCTCTAAGCAAGAATTGGTTGATCGACTCCGCCACGTCGGCGCCGTAGGCAGTGAGTACTGGTTGCAGCAAGCACAGCGACTTGACCAAGCCGCCGATGAGCAGTATAAACCCCAGGGACGTAATCCCTTATTGAATCAGCAATTGCGAGAGCATCAGGAATTATCGGCTAAGCTGGAGAAAGCGAATGGCGCCTACCAAACGTATTGGCAATTGCGCCAGCAACGGGTCGATGGTGTGAGCCAGCAACGGGATCTTCAGGCTAGGCTAAGCCAACAACGGCAGGCGACAACTAGGCTGACCCAATTATTGGCTCAGTGGCCAACCTACCAGCAGTGGTTGGCATTGGCTCCAGCGGCTGACTCTGTCTCACGTGGCTTCACCGCTACCGACGCGACTCGCTTAGAGCAATTGCGTAGTGCAGCGACCGCCAGCGAGCAGGCGTTAGCAGATGATCAACAACGGTTTGCAGAGCTGCAACGTGATCAGCCACTACCGCCATTGTTTGACCAGTATTTACCCGTCGCAGACAAGGTCGATGCTTTTGCGCAACGGTTGTCACAAGTTCAGGGGAGTCAGCAGGAAGCAGAACGGTTAGGCACATCACAGCGAGACTTGGAACAACGTGCTGGTATTTTGGAGCAACAATATGCAGTGAACGGGCAAATGCCGCGACCATTTTCCCTGGCGACTACCCAGCAGGTACACCAGTTGACGGGGGAACTGTCGACGGCCAATCAGAAGCGGCGCCACCTGCAACAACAACTTAATCAGCGAAATGAACAGTTTCGTCAAGTTCAACCGACCCGTCAGCAGCACAACAATCCGTTAGCAGATAAACAGGTCGGGTGGCTGGCGGCCGGTCTGGTTATTCTTGTGGGGGCTATGTTTCTGCCGAACACATTTTTTAAACTTGCTGGTGCCTTGCTGGGCGTGGCGGTTGGGTACTATGGTGTCTTTCTGGTCGACAGTAGTACGCCGGCTAGCCGTCAGTTAGATGAACTGACCGAAGATATTCGGAATTTGCAGGCTCAGCTGCGTGAGGGTGGCCAGGCAGTTGACACGTTGACGAATCAGCTGGATACGATTGGTGATGCTCACGGAATGAGTCAGGTCCCTCTGGAGCAGTGGTCAGCGGCCCAGTCGGCTATTGCCGAATGGGAGCGGTTGACGCGTTTGTTGGAAGCAACGGCCGAGCAGGTAGCGACCCAACAAGCAACGGTTCAGCAATTCTTACAGGATGTGACGAGGGTTTTGCCAACCTTAGCAGACCAGAATCTAGCTGCGGTAGCGTCTCAACTAACAAAACTGCAAGCTACGCGGCAAGCGCTCAGTCATCAAGAAACTGATGTAGCGGCTTTAGCAACCCGGTTACAGGCGGACCAAGCGGCAGTCGAGCGGGGGAAGCGGGATTTGCAAGCATTTTTGCAGACGCGGAATCTAACCGATGTGGCAGCTTTTTATCAGCAATATCAAGCGGACCGGACGCAAACAGAACGTCAGCAACAGCGGCGGGCGTTGGCCAAGCAGATTGGGGTTGCCAACTTGGCGACCTTACAACAACAGCCGAACCAGGCAACGTTGCAGCAACAAGTTACCGTGGCACAACAGAATCAGGCCACTACGCAGGCAACTCTGGACCAGACAACTAGTCACTTGGCGACGTTACAGGGGCAGTTAGCCCACTTGACGGCTAGCGGTACGCAAGCCACACTGCGACAGAAACTTGCCGATTTGGAAACGCAAATGACCCAAACGGCGGCTGCTTGGCTGACTGAACGGCTAGTGAGTCAGTGGATTTCGGCGGCGCTAACCGCAGCTTCTGGTGATCGACTATCACAGATTGTGGCGCAAGCTAGTGAATTCTATGGTAAATTAACTGAAAACCGGTATACTAAAATTGAACTGACACCAACTACCTTACGGGTTCAGCGTGTGACCGGTGAATGGCGCAACGTGGCACAACTTTCACGTGGGACGGCCGAGCAGTTAGATCTTGCGGTGACCCTGGCCTTTGCGGTCGTGATGAATCGCCAGGTACAGATGCCCCTGGTCATTGACGATGGTTTCGTGAACTTTGACGAGGCTCGGCGGCAGGCTACTTATCGCCTGCTAGCGACCATTGCTGCGGATGTGCAAGTCATTCTCTTGACGGCTGACGAAAGTGTGACCACGCTTACCACGGGTAAGGTCTTACGGTTGACGGAATAG
- a CDS encoding arginine repressor, giving the protein MKKSIRQARIEQLINQYPIGTQEELMDHLEDVGIQATQATISRDIREMQIVKAQDGHGHLRYTIFKAGNRSEKEHLRETINEVVTGLTRVEFVNILKTLPSNGNLLAAIFDDLNLPEIAGTLAGHDTIFIISPSAQVAEKLHDEIAAEMNPEIVH; this is encoded by the coding sequence ATGAAGAAAAGTATTCGCCAAGCGCGCATTGAGCAGTTAATTAATCAGTATCCCATTGGAACTCAGGAAGAATTAATGGATCATCTGGAGGATGTCGGTATTCAGGCGACGCAGGCCACCATTTCACGAGACATTCGGGAAATGCAGATTGTAAAAGCCCAAGATGGGCATGGTCACCTGCGCTATACAATTTTTAAAGCGGGCAATCGCAGTGAAAAGGAACACCTGCGAGAGACCATCAACGAAGTGGTGACTGGCTTGACCCGAGTTGAATTCGTTAATATTTTGAAAACGCTGCCGAGCAATGGCAACCTGTTGGCGGCCATCTTTGATGACTTGAACTTACCAGAGATTGCCGGTACGCTGGCTGGTCATGATACGATCTTTATTATCAGCCCAAGTGCTCAAGTGGCTGAAAAGCTACATGATGAAATTGCGGCAGAAATGAATCCAGAAATTGTTCACTAG
- a CDS encoding helix-turn-helix domain-containing protein: MVKFDLDFRIKVVTEYLSGVGSTSLARKHGISKEETILLWVSRFQKYGIAGLKLKDQKPEYSSQFKVDVLNWRKQHQASLPVTALHFNLSSPSTIWQWEKRFEEQGIAGLERKRGKPKIMAKHKQTKPSKSRNNSSTADELKQLKQENLMLKIENEYLKKLDALAQKKSADKKSRK; encoded by the coding sequence ATGGTTAAGTTTGATTTAGATTTTAGAATTAAGGTCGTCACTGAATATTTGAGTGGAGTTGGATCAACCTCATTGGCCAGAAAACATGGTATCAGCAAGGAAGAAACTATCCTTCTTTGGGTTAGTCGCTTCCAGAAATACGGTATAGCTGGATTGAAGCTGAAGGATCAGAAGCCAGAATATTCTAGTCAGTTCAAGGTTGATGTATTAAACTGGAGAAAACAACATCAGGCCTCGCTTCCGGTAACGGCTCTGCACTTCAATCTATCTTCGCCAAGCACCATCTGGCAATGGGAGAAGCGCTTTGAGGAGCAAGGAATCGCTGGCCTTGAACGGAAGCGAGGAAAGCCTAAAATCATGGCTAAACATAAGCAAACGAAGCCTTCAAAGAGTCGCAATAACTCCAGTACCGCCGATGAATTGAAGCAATTAAAACAAGAAAACTTGATGTTAAAGATTGAGAATGAATACCTAAAAAAACTCGATGCCTTAGCTCAGAAGAAGTCAGCAGACAAGAAATCTCGCAAATAG
- a CDS encoding IS3 family transposase: MTELRQVFQVPIKLLLKVVKVPRSTYYYARSHRQREKLDDSPIIQAIDEIRQEDSKYTKKYGYRRLTKALQEHGFTVNHKRVLRLMHEHDWLCLAYNRQKRKYNSYKGSVGKIAPNRLNRRFKTDRPYQKLVTDVSEFRYGGMSQSERVYLEPVIDLFSGEVLAFNISDHPTVEFALKPLREALEGLPKLGYRTTVHTDQGFQYQHKFWRETLKEHRVFQSMSRKATCLDNAAVESFFHIMKVEVMDEHFENKEDLTQAMTDWINFYNKRRIKTKLDGKSPEKYRELAIQKAA; encoded by the coding sequence GTGACCGAGTTAAGGCAGGTCTTTCAAGTGCCCATCAAGCTCCTACTCAAGGTCGTCAAAGTACCAAGAAGTACGTATTATTACGCACGCTCACATCGTCAGCGTGAAAAGCTGGATGATTCTCCAATCATTCAGGCAATCGATGAGATCCGGCAGGAAGATTCTAAGTACACCAAGAAGTATGGTTACCGGCGACTAACTAAAGCTTTACAGGAGCATGGATTCACGGTGAATCATAAACGAGTCTTGCGTCTAATGCATGAGCATGATTGGCTTTGTTTAGCGTACAATCGGCAAAAACGTAAATATAATTCATACAAAGGATCCGTTGGTAAAATTGCGCCTAATCGGTTGAACCGACGATTCAAAACGGACCGACCCTATCAAAAACTCGTTACAGATGTCAGTGAATTTCGATACGGTGGTATGAGCCAAAGTGAACGGGTCTATTTAGAACCAGTGATTGACCTCTTCTCAGGCGAAGTCTTAGCCTTCAACATCAGTGACCATCCAACAGTAGAATTTGCCCTAAAGCCGCTTAGAGAAGCATTGGAAGGACTGCCAAAGTTAGGTTATCGAACAACAGTCCACACGGATCAGGGATTCCAGTATCAACATAAATTCTGGCGAGAAACACTCAAAGAACATCGCGTATTTCAAAGCATGTCACGCAAAGCAACTTGTCTAGATAATGCGGCAGTTGAATCATTCTTCCACATCATGAAGGTCGAAGTTATGGATGAGCATTTTGAGAACAAGGAAGACTTGACTCAAGCTATGACTGACTGGATTAACTTTTACAATAAACGTCGGATCAAAACAAAACTGGATGGCAAGTCCCCGGAAAAATACCGGGAACTCGCCATCCAGAAGGCAGCGTAA
- the purD gene encoding phosphoribosylamine--glycine ligase → MAQVLIVGSGGREHAIAKTMLASPQVTTVFCAPGNPGMVADQVQLVAIDELDLAGLIAFARKQKIDLTFIGPEAPLAAGIVDAFLAADLAVFGPPQAVAQLESSKAFAKQFMQRNGIPTADYRLFHDHVAALAYSEQAPLPQVIKVDGLASGKGVTVAVDHPMAADALAQAFETTDTVLIEQFMSGFEFSQMVLVGGNRYSLLPTAQDHKRLLDHDEGPNTGGMGAYSPVPQITPDIIQETIQRVIVPTLAGLSREGLCFNGVLYVGGILTSKGVQVVEYNLRLGDPETQIILPQVTSDFYQAIQDLMAHQQPRLTWQEGETYLGVVLAAPGYPSSPKLGVAVPTIVGADYAGVWGKPGQLVSAGGRVMLVSAHAADLATAQRRVYAQLERVLTGDLIFRTDIGAKGMGSMANPGSPA, encoded by the coding sequence ATGGCACAGGTATTAATTGTGGGCAGTGGTGGTCGAGAACACGCCATTGCCAAGACTATGCTAGCAAGTCCGCAAGTAACGACAGTTTTTTGTGCGCCAGGTAATCCAGGGATGGTGGCTGATCAAGTTCAGCTAGTTGCGATTGATGAGTTGGACCTTGCAGGTCTCATTGCTTTTGCGCGCAAACAGAAAATTGATTTAACGTTTATTGGTCCTGAGGCGCCCCTGGCAGCGGGGATTGTTGACGCCTTCTTAGCAGCTGATTTAGCAGTCTTTGGTCCGCCTCAAGCCGTTGCCCAACTTGAAAGTTCTAAGGCCTTTGCCAAGCAATTTATGCAGCGAAATGGGATTCCCACCGCCGACTACCGACTATTTCATGACCATGTGGCTGCGTTGGCCTATAGCGAACAAGCTCCTCTACCGCAAGTAATCAAAGTGGACGGATTGGCTAGTGGTAAAGGCGTGACGGTTGCGGTTGACCATCCGATGGCTGCCGATGCCCTAGCGCAGGCTTTTGAAACGACGGATACGGTGCTTATTGAGCAATTTATGAGTGGTTTTGAGTTTTCACAAATGGTGTTGGTTGGGGGCAATCGGTATAGCTTATTGCCAACAGCACAGGATCATAAGCGATTACTTGATCACGATGAAGGACCGAATACGGGCGGAATGGGGGCATATTCGCCCGTGCCCCAGATCACACCTGACATTATTCAAGAGACTATTCAACGCGTGATTGTGCCAACCCTGGCAGGGCTGAGCCGAGAAGGTTTGTGTTTCAACGGGGTTCTTTACGTGGGTGGTATTTTGACGTCCAAGGGCGTGCAAGTGGTTGAGTACAACTTGCGCCTGGGTGATCCGGAAACCCAGATTATTCTCCCTCAGGTAACCAGCGATTTTTATCAGGCAATTCAGGATCTAATGGCGCATCAGCAACCACGGCTAACTTGGCAAGAAGGCGAGACTTATTTGGGCGTCGTACTAGCGGCGCCGGGCTACCCTAGTAGTCCAAAGTTAGGTGTGGCAGTGCCAACCATTGTGGGAGCCGATTATGCGGGCGTATGGGGGAAACCTGGTCAGTTAGTCAGTGCTGGTGGCCGGGTCATGTTGGTAAGCGCGCATGCAGCTGATTTAGCAACCGCGCAGCGGCGAGTTTACGCGCAACTTGAGCGAGTACTAACTGGTGATTTGATTTTTCGAACGGATATTGGCGCTAAAGGTATGGGTTCAATGGCTAACCCTGGCTCTCCAGCATAA
- a CDS encoding PBP1A family penicillin-binding protein, whose translation MNNQEPNENAWTGFKSGFKRFWHRFQLTRWIIVIILSMILIMSGYLTFMAKTANVGDLKAALENPTQIYDRHNSKAGTLYSQKGTYVPLEKITTNVQSAVISTEDRNFYHEHGFSVKGIGRAFFLYAKNKVLRQNYISGGGSTLTQQLVKNAYLTQEQTFTRKFKELFLSIEVENVYSKQDILSMYLNNAYFGNGVWGVQDAAKRYFGKSAAALTVPESAVLAGMLTSPSAYNPVDHPQASRARRNVVLGLMADTGAISKSQAKSYQATALTTNDTYNYKNSYRYPYFFDAVINEAVSKYGLTESEIMNKGYKIYTTLDQGNQRQMQTLFKNTSYFPANASDGTKVQAASIAIDPNTGGVEAVVGGRGKHVFRGYNRATQMRRQPGSTIKPLAVYAPALENGYYYDSELTDKKKSYGTNNYSPHNYGNQYSGKVPMYQALAQSKNAPAVWLLNKIGVDKGYDSVKKFGLPVTKSDKNLALALGGLKTGVSPQQLAQAYTAFANNGTMSSAHYIRKIVDASGNVVVDTSDSAAKTTKVMSSKTAKQMTSMMMGVFNYGTGVSAKPYGYTIAGKTGSTEADGDSDATRDKWIVGYTPDVVVTTWEGFDNTSNKNHLENVSGTGEGPLYQAEMQAILPNTKGTAFDTKDASTIAKGEDNSNSSSSDIWDQVQEGINNAGKSFNSAANTVKSWWKSVVQ comes from the coding sequence ATGAATAACCAAGAACCGAATGAGAATGCTTGGACCGGGTTTAAGTCCGGTTTTAAGCGTTTCTGGCACCGATTTCAGTTGACTCGCTGGATTATTGTGATCATTCTAAGCATGATCCTGATTATGAGTGGGTACTTAACGTTTATGGCCAAGACGGCTAACGTTGGTGACTTGAAGGCGGCGTTGGAAAATCCCACGCAGATTTATGATCGTCACAATAGTAAAGCCGGGACTCTGTACTCCCAGAAGGGGACCTACGTCCCACTTGAAAAAATCACCACGAACGTGCAGAGTGCGGTGATTTCCACCGAGGACCGGAATTTTTATCACGAACATGGTTTCTCCGTTAAGGGGATTGGACGGGCTTTTTTTCTGTATGCCAAGAATAAAGTACTCCGACAAAACTACATTAGTGGTGGGGGGAGTACATTGACCCAACAATTGGTCAAGAACGCCTACCTCACGCAAGAGCAAACGTTTACGCGGAAATTTAAGGAACTATTCCTGTCAATCGAAGTTGAGAACGTTTATTCTAAGCAAGACATCTTGTCCATGTATCTTAACAACGCTTACTTTGGCAACGGTGTTTGGGGGGTCCAGGATGCTGCTAAACGGTACTTTGGCAAGTCCGCTGCTGCATTGACGGTGCCGGAGTCCGCTGTATTAGCGGGGATGCTAACGTCCCCATCGGCTTACAATCCAGTTGACCACCCGCAGGCCTCACGGGCTCGTCGGAACGTTGTCCTGGGTCTGATGGCGGATACTGGGGCCATTTCGAAGTCGCAGGCGAAGAGTTATCAGGCAACGGCTCTGACCACGAATGATACTTACAATTATAAGAACAGTTATCGGTACCCGTACTTCTTTGATGCCGTGATTAATGAAGCCGTCAGTAAATACGGACTCACGGAATCTGAAATTATGAACAAGGGATATAAAATCTATACCACCCTGGATCAGGGCAACCAAAGGCAAATGCAGACGTTATTTAAGAACACATCTTACTTCCCAGCCAATGCCAGCGATGGGACCAAGGTCCAAGCGGCCAGTATCGCCATTGACCCGAATACCGGGGGTGTCGAAGCCGTTGTTGGGGGTCGTGGGAAGCACGTTTTCCGGGGCTATAACCGGGCGACACAAATGCGGCGTCAACCGGGATCGACTATCAAGCCACTGGCCGTGTATGCACCTGCATTAGAAAATGGGTACTACTATGACTCCGAGCTGACTGACAAGAAAAAGTCGTATGGGACCAATAACTATTCGCCCCATAACTACGGGAATCAGTACAGCGGTAAGGTTCCAATGTACCAAGCTCTGGCGCAAAGTAAGAACGCACCGGCCGTTTGGTTGCTGAATAAGATTGGTGTCGACAAGGGGTACGATTCCGTCAAAAAGTTTGGGCTACCAGTCACCAAGTCTGATAAGAACTTAGCCCTAGCACTGGGTGGACTGAAGACCGGGGTTTCTCCGCAACAATTGGCTCAGGCTTACACAGCGTTTGCCAATAATGGCACCATGTCATCTGCTCATTACATTCGTAAGATTGTGGATGCGTCAGGGAATGTGGTGGTGGACACTTCCGATTCTGCTGCGAAGACGACCAAGGTTATGTCGAGCAAGACCGCTAAACAGATGACCAGTATGATGATGGGCGTCTTTAATTATGGAACCGGGGTCAGCGCCAAGCCTTACGGATACACGATTGCCGGTAAGACCGGGAGTACCGAGGCTGATGGTGATTCCGACGCCACCCGGGATAAATGGATCGTGGGGTACACGCCTGATGTCGTCGTGACGACCTGGGAAGGGTTTGACAATACCAGTAACAAGAATCACCTGGAGAACGTCAGTGGTACTGGTGAGGGTCCACTTTATCAGGCTGAAATGCAGGCTATTCTGCCGAACACTAAGGGAACTGCTTTTGATACCAAGGATGCTTCTACCATCGCTAAGGGTGAGGACAATTCCAACTCCAGCAGTAGTGACATTTGGGATCAGGTACAAGAAGGCATTAACAATGCTGGTAAGTCCTTCAATAGTGCAGCTAATACTGTCAAATCTTGGTGGAAATCAGTCGTTCAATAG
- a CDS encoding exonuclease SbcCD subunit D: MKFIHAADLHLDSPFLGLTGLPGSLATTVRESTFTAATKVFDRALSEHVDFVLLAGDLFDRAEQSVAAQAFLFTQFDRLNNAQIPVIVSFGNHDYLTDQAIIYPTNVTVLGEHVTTTTLQLASGETVAVSGFSYPQRWVPDDPLAAYPAHATTDWHIGMLHGAIATGSQDHYAPFTVAELLRKRYDYWALGHIHHRQSLNDQPPVLYAGNTQGRAVTETGAKGAYLVHSQAGHLVPEFFPTATVIWETAKLALDGTNLVALNEALVSWLAAHPAVQPTLTTITLTTSSPLSVAEQQRLATGDWLQLFQRTHQRQLKAAQRYIVRLSLDETTATVSAPNLDQSYWELGAKTVFTAANRQELFGKLAQEPALAAWFDRPETAASLEAAARRRLTQLMGGEGQDES; encoded by the coding sequence ATGAAATTTATTCACGCTGCAGACTTACATTTAGACAGCCCGTTTCTCGGCCTCACGGGATTACCAGGCTCATTGGCAACCACTGTACGAGAATCTACATTTACAGCGGCCACGAAGGTCTTTGACCGTGCCCTCAGTGAGCACGTCGACTTTGTCCTCTTAGCGGGTGATCTATTCGATCGGGCTGAGCAGAGTGTGGCCGCACAAGCATTTCTATTTACCCAATTCGACCGTTTAAATAATGCGCAAATTCCTGTGATTGTGAGTTTTGGCAATCATGATTATTTAACCGACCAAGCAATAATTTATCCTACCAACGTGACGGTCTTAGGTGAACACGTCACGACCACCACGCTACAGCTGGCTTCCGGTGAGACGGTAGCCGTGAGTGGATTTAGCTATCCGCAACGCTGGGTTCCAGATGATCCGTTGGCTGCGTACCCGGCGCACGCCACAACAGACTGGCACATCGGGATGCTTCACGGCGCCATAGCTACGGGTAGTCAGGACCATTACGCACCATTCACGGTGGCTGAACTGTTGCGCAAACGATACGACTATTGGGCCTTGGGCCACATTCATCATCGGCAAAGTTTAAATGACCAGCCGCCGGTTTTATATGCGGGTAACACGCAGGGCCGCGCTGTGACGGAGACGGGGGCGAAGGGGGCTTACCTGGTTCATAGCCAGGCGGGCCACCTGGTGCCAGAATTTTTCCCAACTGCTACCGTGATTTGGGAAACGGCCAAGCTTGCTTTGGACGGAACTAATTTGGTGGCACTCAATGAAGCGCTAGTTAGCTGGTTAGCTGCTCACCCGGCGGTTCAACCCACGCTCACCACGATAACGTTGACGACTAGTTCGCCACTTTCAGTCGCTGAGCAGCAACGGTTAGCAACTGGTGATTGGTTACAGCTCTTTCAACGGACGCACCAACGTCAGTTAAAGGCGGCCCAGCGCTACATTGTCCGACTTAGCCTAGATGAAACTACTGCGACAGTTTCGGCACCCAATTTGGATCAGAGTTATTGGGAGCTGGGAGCTAAGACGGTGTTTACCGCGGCTAATCGACAGGAATTATTTGGAAAACTAGCACAGGAACCGGCGTTGGCGGCGTGGTTTGACCGGCCTGAGACGGCAGCTAGTTTGGAAGCGGCCGCACGGCGCCGGCTAACTCAGTTAATGGGAGGGGAGGGTCAGGATGAATCTTGA